The following DNA comes from Sorex araneus isolate mSorAra2 chromosome 5, mSorAra2.pri, whole genome shotgun sequence.
TCTGCGGCCTGGATCCAGCAATTCAAGGTAAACTATGCTTTCTGGCCCCTGGCTGTCTGCTGCCTGCCCACATGGCTAGCTTCTGATTCGTTGCTTTTCTTGACCCGCATCACTCAGGGCCGCTGCTGTGTGCGAGGCCACTGCTCTGTGGCTTGTCCCAGGTGCTGGTCGCCTCTTCCCTGTGCTGAGGGTGATGGGATTGAATCCTGGGCCTCACACTTGCGAATGATGGGAGAGAGGAGATGCCTGGGAACTGCTCTTGCAGTGAGAGCACTTGGAGTCCCCTGTACCTGTGAAAGGTGTCCCGCAGGCATCTGAGCTCCATGAGAGTCCAGCTTGATTATTGTACAGATGAGAACCAGGAGGCCAGAGGGTTCGATACCTCCCCAGGGTCACTCAGCCAGGAGGGGGTAACCTGGGATTTACGCCCAGGTTTGCCAGACCGTTAGAATCCAGACAGTTTCTTCCCTGTGCTGCTTGTACACTCGGAACTGGTGGCAAGAGTTGGTCTGTTGGATCAGGTTAAACCTGCCACCAGACAGAAAGGGAGCAGTGAGACAgtcttcctttgcttttgctttgggccacagccCATAGTGCTCTGGGGCTAACCCTGGCTCTGTCTTCAAGGGGTCACCCCCAGAGGTGTGTGGGCGGTGGCAGGGATCGAGGCAGACCTCCACGTGCACAGCATGAAAGCATGCACTGTGTGTGTCCTTGGCCTGCTGGGCTCTGGTTCTGGCCCGATTGTGGGAAATCGAAGCACCTGTTCCCAAGACATGTGTGTGGGCACTCCTGCACCCACATTCTGTGCCCTTTTCTGGGTGGGTCATGGCACCTACATTTCAGCATGTGGGGCTGTGTGTGATGGGGACAGTCACTGCATGGTGGTCCGCTGCATGGCTCTTCCCTGACCGCTTGGTCTCCTTGTTCCGACGCTAGGCAGGGCAGGTCCCCGGAGACAGGTGAGTGGgtctgggaagtcgctgctggACTGGGCTGTGCCTGTGCCTGTTTGTGATACTGGCCCTCAGGCACAGCACAACTGCGTGGGCTTGCCGTGGGGGCTGGGAGTGACTGAGCGCCAGAGGACAAGACCCCACGGTAGAGAAAGGAAACCGCCCTCGCTGGAAACACCGGCCCTCACCTCGATGCCTTTTCTTCGACACCAGATGGCTTGCTGGGGATGTTCCTGAAACGCCTCTCTTCCCAGCTCATCCTGCTGCAGGCGTGGACTTCCCACCTTTGGAAAATGTTTTACGACGCGCGGAAACCTCGCAGTCAGATCAAGAATGAAATCAACATCGACAACTTGGCCCGAGACGAGTTCAATCTGCAGAAGATGATGGTGATGGTCACTGCGTCAGGCAAGGTGAGGGTTCACGCCCCTCGTGTGCACCTTTGAGATTCCAGGCGTGGGAAAGCTAAAGTTGCGCTCGGGGGGCATGTGTGTAAGCAGAGACAGTTCTTTTGAGTTTCTTGAAGCTAGCCagtagtttctttttatttatttatttatttatttatttttgctttttgggtcacacctggtgatgcacaggggttactcctggctctgtgctcaggaattactcctggcagtgctcaggggaccatatgggatgctgggaatcgaacccgggtcagccgcatgcaaagcaaacaccctacccgctgtgctatcacttcagcccctagcCAGTAATTTCTCTTGCAGCTTTTTGGCATTGAGAGCAGCTCCGGCACCATCCTGTGGAAACAGTATCTTCCCAGTGTGAAGCCAGACTCGTCCTTTAAGTTGATGGTCCAAAGAACCACTGCCCacttcccccacccgccccagtgCACCCTCCTGGTGAAGGACAAGGTAAGTACCCCAGCCACTGAGGTGAACCAAAGAGGTGTGGCTtttgggtattttatttttatgctagggctcactcctggctctgcactcagagatggtgcctggcagggcttggggaccctatacAGTTttggggatcagatccaggttagctgcgtgctaGATTCCCTACcctctattctctctccagcccctgtgttcttCTCTGTTCGGAGGGATGAGGGATTCAAAGCTGTTTATGAGTGCATAGTAGGTAGAATTTTCTGGCTTCGTTTTAGCACCGGTAGGAAGTTTGTTGGTCAGCTCTCCTGGAGTGGCTGCCCTGTGGTGGCTGACCTGGTACTTGGCCCCTTTGTTTTGATGCCCCGGGTCTGAGCGTGTACCCAGTGCCTCCTATGTGGGAGGTATGCACtgtacccgcccccccccccagccactcCCCGGTGCCTGCCATTGGACCTTTTGACATGCTCCTCACTTGTCTTTGTTAGTTTTGGTTTTCACAGCAGCTTGgttctttgttctgtttgttcttttgtcttgggggccgcacccagcagtactcagggcttactcctggctctatgctcagagatcactcctggtagtgctgggtcGACAGCATGTGGTttcggggaccacacccaggttggctgcatgcaggctaatgccttaccttctgtactgtcactctcgcctggatttttttttttttttgattttgcttttgcttttttttggagggggaggggttacagcacaggggtcactcctgtctctgcactcaggaattacccctggcggtgctcaggggaccatatgggatgctgggaatcgaacctgggtctgccgtgtgcaagacaaactccctacctgctgcaatGTCACTCCAgccacttgtttctttttttaacattagCCTTGTGGACCATTCACCTTTAGCCAAGACTTGATTTTTCCACTTAGGGCATAGATGAAGGTCATCCCTCATGTTGGGCGGAAGCTCCAGCTTTCCACACTGACCCTGGGAATCTGCATCCTTTGTGTTTGGTAGCGCCTGACGGTGTGACTGCCTCTTTCAGGAGACGGGCCTGAGTTCTCTCTATGTCTTCAATCCCATCTTTGGGAAGTGGAGTCAGGTGGCACCTCCAGTGCTAAAGCGCCCCATCTTGCAGTCTTTGCTTCTCCCTATCATGGACCAGGACTCTGCCAAGGTGCTGCTGTTGATCGACGATGAGTATAAGGTACACTCAAGGGGCAGGAGTGCATCCAGGTGGAgtcagagcagggggaggggcgggctgggAAGGGGATGGTGTCTGCAGGGTGTCTCTGCACACCTTGATTGCTGTTGCAGAAGCAACAAGCTTCTTTTTCTTGAAGGGGTTATTGAGCCTTCCCTGACCCTTTGCTTtgggattactccttgcagtgctcggagTATTGTGTGgatctggggatcgaactggggccTCCTGCGTTGCAAGGCAGGGGGCTCAGCCTGTCGAGCTGTATCTCTGGCACGCCATTTCTCAGCAGAACTGCATTTTAGTTCTGGTTGAGTAGAGTAGGCTTGAATTAACTGTTTCCTTCTCTTGGGTGAGAGCTGATAATAAGTGTTCTGGAACTGCTTAGAGATTCCTAACCTTGTCCTTGAAATCTTTCCTTGTACTGCCTGTGATTTCTGAAGGTCACCGCTTTCCCGGCCACTCGCAACGTCTTGCGGCAGCTGCATGAGCTTGCCCCTTCCGTCTTCTTCTACCTGGTGGATGCAGAGCAGGGACGGCTCAGTGGATATCGTCTTCGAAAGGTGGGGAAGTGGTGTCCCAGCAGGACCCTTGGTCTACGGGATGTGGGTGTTTCTGTTTAGCTAAGAAGTGAATGGATTGTTTGTTTCCTTATGAGCTTGCCTTGGCATTATTCTGATGCCTGACTCAGCATCAGTAGTTTGTGTTTACTGAGACAGTAGCTCCTGCAAGACAAGTACAGTTCTGGGCGCTGCAGAAGGAACCATGCCCAGTAGACAAAATCTCTGGATTTCCTTTCTTCTGGGAGTGGACCGCACCTGGAGTGCCcagaggggctattcctggcttggtgcttgggagtagccactggcagtgcttgggggcaacattcagtgccagggatttgagcTGGGTATTCAGACGGGGGCAGGACAAAGGCCAGAGCCTTACTCCtgtgccccctcccagccctggagCTTTGATCTGCTGTTGCAGAGGGATGTTTCCTTGTTCTTGGGAGGGTGGAAGATACGTACGAGTTTATAAATTAACCAGGTTCTCTACAGGAAAATGGTGCCATGGAGTGTCTCACTACTCCTGTAGTTGTTCTCCACTCCTTTCTTTTGGCACAGCAAGCTTCGtacctgctgtattctcactccagcccccagaggttATCTTTCCTTTATTCCCACCTTGCCCCTAGATATCTTTCTTAATCCAGCTCTGCCTTCCCAACCTCATCAGTCTGAATGCTTCCTGCTAATTTTCTAGGAGGTGTGATCTCTGTCCTTGTACTAGAAGCCCAGGGCATGTCCAGTGCCGGCTTTTCCAGGGCTAAGGGTACCTTCCTCACGGCAAGTGCTGGCTCTCTGCCCCCGCCCTAGGATCTCTCCACGGAGCTGAGTTGGGAGCTGACCATCCCCCCTGAGGTGCAGCACATCGTCCAGGTGAAGGGGAAGCGCACCAGTGAACACGTCCATTCCCAGGGCCGAGTAATGGGGGACCGCAGTGTCCTCTACAAGGTATGGCCCCATCTGGCAGCAGGCAGAAAAGCTAAGGATTCGCCCTCTGGCGTTAGGATCTGGGAGATGATGTTCAGTGAATAACTGAAACCATTTGTTTTTGGAGTTTGAAATGGGTGTAAGAAACCCTTCTACAAGAATTgtgattggggccagagtgatggcacagtgggtggggcactcacttgccttgcacccagctgacccaggttcaatccctgacattccatatggttcccagattccctccagaaatgttccctgagcatagagccaggagtatgccctgagcactgctgggtgtggcccccaaaccaaaaacaataaaagaagggCTTCTGACCAAGCCCCTTCCTGGGCGTGCCAGCCGACCCTACCTTTGCACCCGAGTAGGCCCACCGTGGAGGGGGAGCGCAGGAAGTGCCATTGCGGTTCTATAgctttctccttctcactctattttgttgttgttgagttgttgtttatttaCAGCGTTCTTTcaggaggtgtgtgtggggtggggggtgggttttgggccatatcttgCAGTGCTTGGGTCTACTTCCAGCTCTATATAGGGAGTCATCGTGTCTGGAATGGAACCAGACTTTGCATGCATGTAAAACAAGGGCCTTATCCCTTGTATGTTTCTTCATCCCTGAAGCTTTCTCTTCTTGTCCCCAGAGCCTGAACCCCAACCTGCTGGCTGTGGTGACAGAGAGCACAGATGCCCACCACGAGCGCACCTTCATCGGCATCTTCCTGGTGGACGGTGTCACCGGGCGCATCATCCACTCCTCTGTGCAGAGAAAAGCCAAGGGCCCTGTCCACATCGTGCACTCGGAGAACTGGGTGGTGGTGAGGAGGGGCAGCCAAACCGTCTCCCCAGGGGACCTGgaatagaacagtgggcagggtgcttgactTACTCTCAATTGATCAGGGTTCGATCTTCTGTCACccccatgtggttcctcaagccccgctgaaatgatcctgagtgcagagccaggggtaacccctgagcactgctgggtgctccCGAACAGTGGGaccattttagaaaaaatatgtggcccaaaagggagggagggtgatcAAGGGGGAGTGGGTAAGGAAACAGGAGTGGGTTTCCTTagggcaggggtgtggctcagtggtacagcactGGCCTTGCGTGTGTTTTGGAGCTGTCATGTCCCGGTTGGCAGCAGAAAGTGCTGACTCGGGCGAGCCTAGGGAGTCAGCCTACTTCGGTCGGGTGCTAGCGCTTTGATTTCCTGTATAGACAACCTGGAACTAGTGACTTAAGTTCTCTAGAATGTATCATTTCCCAGATCGGGATACAAacagcctaccaggagtgacccccgagcgcagagctgggagtaagctctgagccccacCCGGTGcagcccagcaccccccaaaCCAGAAGACAAATAAAAGAAAGCCCCCTAGAGTTTGGTGGCAAGCAGGGAAACTGGGGTATCGTTTAGCCACTCTCTCCTGGCTGTGGAGGTGTGGGCACAGGGCCTTCCGTGGCTGTGCGCTCTGCCCAGTGGCTACAGCAGCTCGGTCCGGCCTCAGCCgccttcctctgtctctgcagTACCAGTACTGGAACACCAAGGCCCGGCGCAATGAGTTCACTGTGCTGGAGCTCTACGAGGGCACCGAGCAGTACAATGCCACCGCCTTCAGCTCGCTGGACCGCCCGCAGCTGCCCCAGGTCCTCCAGCAGTCCTACATCTTCCCCTCCTCCATCAGTGCCATGGAAGCCACCATCACGGAACGGGGCATTACCAGTCGGCACCTGCTCAGTGAGTGTCGGGGAGTCTCGGCGGTGAGGGGTCCCCTCGGGCAACCAGAGTGACCACCAGAGTGGGAGAATAGTGAGGAGGCCGTTATGCCAGCAGAAAGGGCGTCTTAGTTCACGTTTCTACCCGTAAAAGAGATGTCTTTCTCAGCCTTACTTCTTTTCTATTTCGAGGTGGGTAGGCAGGCGGGCTGGTCTcctaagaggtgctcagggttcctctgggccactcctggcaatacttggccaGCTGGGCTATGCGATTCAAGGTGGTGCTGGTCCATTAGGACCTCACTCAGCGGTGCCTTGGGGTGGGCATGCAGTGCCAGATCGAACTCTCCTTGGTCCTGTTTCTGCTGCGCTGCTCGCCTTCTTTGTCTTGAGTCTTCACTGCACGTAGGAAGTGGAGCCCTGATGTCACTGCTAACCTGGTAGCCTGGCCCACGCTGCAGACTGACAAGGGTTAAGTCAGCTCCTGTAGTCTAAGTTCAGGACGTGTGATTagtgaacaggctgctctggctTGTTTTCTTTCGTGTGTTGGCTTTCGGTTTAAGGGTCATACCTGGCTTGGTGCGCAGGGGACGGTGCAATGCTGGGAATGTCGTTTGGACCTTCAGTGTGCGGGGCCTGTGCTCCAGCTCACCaggctctctctcccacccccgtGTAGCTTCTTCCCCCTAGGGTGGCTGGCTGGGGCTCTGACGCACACTTGGGATGCTCTTAGTGTCAGTTAGGGGTAGGTGGTGCTCATGTTTGTTTCTCACATCCAGCGCCATTGTCCCTGAAGCCGGCACTCCCTGGACCCCAGCACTGATGCGGCACACGTGGCTGGGGTTGGTTAATGGCAGGAAGCCGTGCTTCGGGAACTAAGAGATGACTCATAGGGCCAGAGCACAAGCTTTGCCTGTGGGATCCCTGGGCTCGATCCTTGTCACtgtgtggtcctccgagcaccacgggaccagcccctgagctctgagctagGAGCAACCTGTGAGCACTGAGACGGGgataagcaaaaacaaagagaaagctcCATTAGGTTGAGGCAGGGGTTGCAGGAGATTTTAGTGGCCTGCTGTGATGgcggggtggagagagggagggagggggaggggggagagggagggggagagaaagaaaaagaaagaaaacagtgggtagggacctTGTCTTTCACgctccaacctgggtttgatctctggtatcatggtcctccgagcctgcAGGAATGGTTTctgggagcagagtcaggagtataccatgagcactgccgggtgtgcaccccaccccctcaaaaaaaaatcttatcagcCTCCATGTCTTCAGTCTAGGACTTAACTTTCTGGTTTTCTCAGAACATGAGAAGAAATGTGTGGCAGAAGATCGTGCTGCAAGGGATAgagtaagcacagagctaggaagccCCTGAGCAGAGTTGGGGATGCTGCCGGGCATTGCTGGGTCTGGTCTCAAACCTCCAACccactctgccctccccctcaacaaaaaggaaaaggagaagccCAAATCTCCATTCAGACGCCGGCATGTCACTGGCTTGTTTTTGACGAGGAAGCCTGGCTTGTTTTTGACGAGGAAGCCTTATTGGTCCATTTTtcagttttaagtatttttgtttctgagtcGGTGTTTCTGTTCCCCAGTAGTCTGGTCTGGGACATGGGCACTCATGTCTGTGTCCTTCTCTCTGTGCAGTTGGGCTGCCTTCCGGAGCAATTCTTTCCCTGCCCAAGGCTCTGCTGGATCCCCGCCGTCCTGAGATCCCAACAGAGCAAAGCAGGTGAGTTGGCTCGGGGCAGTGCTGAAGGCTCGGGAGCTTGATCCTGACCTGCTGGCACAGTGCGGCATACTCAGTCTCCTGTGAGCAAGCCGGGAACAAGCCTGCCAGAGGCCCCGTCCTCACGGAGCTCACCCTTGGAGGGCGGAGGGACAACAAATCAGCGAGGGATACAGGCTGTATAGACTAGAGAGTACAAATAAAGGGACGGAAGCATTGGATGTCTGGGTAATATTTAGGGCTTTATTTTTtcgtttttcagttttttttggaccacacctggctatgctaagggcttactcctggctctgcgctcaggggccactcctggtggggcctggggaacATATatggggcagctgcatgcaaggcaagcgccctacccacttactatcattccagccccatgggTTGCTTCTGAGTGGGTAGCCTGGGACAGCTCTGAAAAGCTGACTTGTAAATAAAGACCTGATAAAGGTAAGAAGTTAGCCTTGGGGGTTGcagagataatgcaggggttaaggcgcttgcctcatCTCCTGTTGACCCCTTTCcgcgtatggtcccttgagcaccaccaggagtgacccctgaacacattgccaggagtagcccctgagcatgactgggtacACCCCTACCCCCAATGAAGTTAGTCTCTGGATATCTGGGAGGAGTTTTACAGGCAGAGCGAATAGCCAGTATAAATGCCCCGAGTCTGGCTGGCTAGAGGGAGCACTGGGAAATGAGTCGGGGAGATGCTGGGGCAGTTACGTGGGGAAGCCAGTAGCTTATATTTCCAACCATCATCTGTGTGTTTTGCCTCTGTCCTGGCTTTTTTCTTTAGGAACtgtgggcagggcggggagaCAGTTAGCTttgtttttgtatatcaggagagGGGGGTGGTTTGGAGAGAGGGCAGATTAAAGCTGGGGAAGCCCCTGGATAATGGTGTTTTCTGTAGACGAGGCACCCTTACCATGAAAAGCAGGAAAAGGGGCTGAACACACAGAACAGGGCTAGTAAGGCACTTCCCAGGTTCAGTACCTGACATCAtaaatggtctcctgagttctGACAGGAGCCATCCcagagcatagccaagtgtgaacCCCaagccccttcctcctccccccgattggaaaaaaaaaaaaatgcccatagGCATTGAGTGGCTCTCTGTgtaggtttggttttgatttttatttttgtttttgttttgttatgcaaggcaagcgccctacccactgtactatcagtctggcccttGTAtatagggttttgtttgtttcatttgggggcctcactgggggatgctcaggggttatgtctgactctgcactcaggaattactcctgatggtgctcagggacccataggGGCCACTGGTGTGCCAGGCGCCCTATgtactgcactattgctccggcccctgtatgtATGTTCAGTGGCCCTGGTGTTCTTCAGAACCCTGCTTTAAATTCTGGTTGACTCTGGGTTtgattgtttttgtgtttcttgcttttttgggacATGTGTGAGAACAGGAAAGGGCttatttctcctggctctctgctcagggaccactcgtggtggtgttcaggggaccatcgggtgtgttggggatcaagctgAGACTGggtgcatgcatggcaagcaccttacccactgtatgacTTCTCTAGCCTCCTGAGTTATTCTTTGCGATTTAGAGCAAGGCAGGAGCTCCTGTTTGCCTTGCTCTCCATCCAGCGTTCTCTCTTGCAGCCCTATCTAGTATTCAGCTCTTGACTCTTTCCCTCTTTTCAGCAGCAGGAACATTTAAGGCTGGGTAAGTGGCCTGGCAGCCTCCTGGCACTGAGAAAGGGCAGCCAGGAGAATCCTCTTACAGCATTTGTGAATGCCGATCTCCTGTTTTACAGAGAGGAGAACCTAATTCCATATTCACCAGATGTCCAGATCCATGCAGAGCGATTCATCAACTATAACCAGACAGTGTCCCGTATGCGAGGTATCTACACGGCTCCCTCGGGCCTGGAGTCCACTTGTTTGGTGAGTCATGCCAGCCGCCCAGCCTGCGCCCCTACCCCTTGACCACCCAAGCCACTGCCACTCTTGGTTCCTCTCTGGGAAGAGCACGGAGGGTtctgtttccttcctcctcctgagTCTGAGGAGATGGTGGGTCAGCGGCTGCCTTTCTTACCTAGTTCTCCCTTCCCTGCCTTCCAGGTCGTGGCTTATGGCTTGGACATTTACCAGACTCGGGTCTACCCATCCAAACAGTTTGACGTCCTGAAGGATGACTACGACTACGTGCTGATCAGCAGTGTCCTCTTTGGCCTGGTATTTGCCACCATGATCACTAAGAGACTGGCACAGGTGAAGCTCCTCAACCGTGCCTGGCGCTGAAGACTTGagacgccccctccccagccagagAGCAGGAGGCGCCGAGACCCAGCTCAGAGACTCTGGCTGCAGCTTGATGGGTCGGTGTTAGGTCGAGTCCCGATGAGGGCCCTGGGGAAGTGGATGGCCTTTCCCAGAGTCTCCTTTGGGACCTGCCTGATGCCTGCTCTCCAGTGGAGCCTGCACTCCCGCATCCCATGGCAAGTCTCAGGAACTTGAAGGCCTTTCCTTGAAGCTCCAAGGCTCTCGCCATTTTTCCTTTGGGGCCCGTCCATGAatgatgtttttctttcctttttat
Coding sequences within:
- the EMC1 gene encoding ER membrane protein complex subunit 1, translating into MAAAAALRVRVWLWAALLAPAAAVYEDQVGKFDWRQQYVGKLKFASLEFSPGSKKLVVATEKNVIAALNSRTGEILWRHADKGTAEGVVDAMLLHGQDAITVSNGGRIMRSWETNIGGLNWEITLDSGSFQALGLVGLQGAVRYVAVLKKTTLALHHLSSGHLKWAEHLPESDSIHYQMVYSYGSGMVWVLGVVPSSHVNIVKFNVEDGEIVQQVRVSTPWLQRLAGACGVVDDAVLVCPDPSSRALQTLALETEWELRQVPLQPLDLEFANGFQPRVLPTQPNPVDPSRAQFFLQLSPSHYALLHYHEGVLSLLKNFPQTVLVSVATTGEKTVAAVMTCRSETKPSSAEEVSVGNLAEKSRPQDSPACFNQTYTINLYLVETGRRLLDTTITFSLEQNGTRPERVYLQVFLKKDDSVGYRALVQTEDHLLLFLQQLAGKVVLWSREESLAEVVCLEMVDLPLTGAQAELEGEFGKKADGLLGMFLKRLSSQLILLQAWTSHLWKMFYDARKPRSQIKNEINIDNLARDEFNLQKMMVMVTASGKLFGIESSSGTILWKQYLPSVKPDSSFKLMVQRTTAHFPHPPQCTLLVKDKETGLSSLYVFNPIFGKWSQVAPPVLKRPILQSLLLPIMDQDSAKVLLLIDDEYKVTAFPATRNVLRQLHELAPSVFFYLVDAEQGRLSGYRLRKDLSTELSWELTIPPEVQHIVQVKGKRTSEHVHSQGRVMGDRSVLYKSLNPNLLAVVTESTDAHHERTFIGIFLVDGVTGRIIHSSVQRKAKGPVHIVHSENWVVYQYWNTKARRNEFTVLELYEGTEQYNATAFSSLDRPQLPQVLQQSYIFPSSISAMEATITERGITSRHLLIGLPSGAILSLPKALLDPRRPEIPTEQSREENLIPYSPDVQIHAERFINYNQTVSRMRGIYTAPSGLESTCLVVAYGLDIYQTRVYPSKQFDVLKDDYDYVLISSVLFGLVFATMITKRLAQVKLLNRAWR